The following proteins come from a genomic window of Trifolium pratense cultivar HEN17-A07 linkage group LG4, ARS_RC_1.1, whole genome shotgun sequence:
- the LOC123922951 gene encoding protein HAIKU1-like: MTNLNFGINKSGKNIKKSRLQQIIDFRNNVITSGRNRYPQDKVHNIHKDDFKSFVQDHTGKQSNGSKSLAENEITRLQKIRPPPLSITRPQIPIQVPVSVQIITSPPAPYNVLSSNGPPLVDHSWTNIVESPISAFVRNFLNSPQKQIMNNANVQYQPDHFPFKTQVVTNVQHTQSTSSLVPNPLMHLNATNQNFTMNGGNQFVNDFPESPTLEFLLSSPTSNESLLFVTPELIILM, from the coding sequence ATGACGAAtctgaattttggtataaacaAATCAgggaaaaacataaaaaagagtCGTTTACAACAAATAATTGATTTTCGCAATAATGTTATAACTAGTGGTAGAAATCGTTATCCCCAGGACAAAGTTCACAATATTCACAAAGATGATTTCAAGAGTTTTGTTCAGGACCATACTGGAAAACAATCTAATGGATCTAAATCTCTGGCTGAGAATGAGATCACAAGGTTGCAGAAGATTCGGCCTCCACCATTATCCATTACAAGGCCACAAATTCCAATTCAGGTTCCGGTTTCGGTGCAAATTATAACTTCTCCGCCAGCTCCTTACAATGTATTGTCTTCAAATGGTCCTCCTCTTGTTGACCATTCATGGACCAATATTGTTGAATCTCCAATTTCTGCTTTTGTGCGAAATTTTCTAAACTCTCctcaaaaacaaataatgaacAATGCTAACGTTCAATATCAACCAGACCATTTTCCTTTTAAAACacaagttgttacaaatgttcAGCATACTCAATCTACTTCTTCATTGGTTCCTAATCCTTTGATGCATCTGAATGCAACAAACCAAAATTTTACTATGAATGGTGGCAACCAATTTGTGAATGATTTCCCCGAATCACCAACTTTAGAATTCCTACTTTCTTCACCGACAAGTAACGAGAGTTTGTTATTTGTAACACCCGAACtcattattttaatgtaa
- the LOC123922952 gene encoding mitochondrial carnitine/acylcarnitine carrier-like protein, translating into MYNYNFVGIIFLCAPRGLYKGMGAPLATVAAFNAVNQQFVCGAGAGVAVSFLACPTELIKCRLQAQSALAGTGTAAVARQVLRSEGGMRGLFKGLVPTMAREIPGNAIMFGIYEALKQRFAGGTDTSGLSRGSLIVARCLAGGSFWFLVYPTDVIKSVLQVDDYKNPKFSGSFDAFRKIMASEGFKGLYKGFGPAMGRSVPANAACFLAYEMTRPALG; encoded by the exons atgtataattataattttgtgGGCATTATATTTTTGTGCGCACCAAGGGGTTTATACAAAGGTATGGGCGCCCCACTCGCTACGGTTGCAGCCTTCAATGCTGTGAATCAGCAGTTTGTTTGTGGAGCTGGAGCTGGTGTTGCTGTTTCCTTTCTTGCTTGCCCAACTGAATTAATCAAATGCAG GTTGCAAGCACAAAGTGCACTTGCTGGCACTGGAACTGCAGCTGTGGCCAGGCAAGTTCTCCGGTCAGAGGGGGGTATGAGAGGTCTTTTCAAAGGCTTGGTTCCCACAATGGCACGTGAGATACCTGGAAATGCAATAATGTTTGGCATATATGAAGCATTAAAGCAACGGTTTGCAGGTGGCACCGATACCTCTGGTCTAAGTAGAGGTTCTCTGATTGTTGCCAGATGCTTGGCTGGAGGTTCTTTCTGGTTCCTTGTTTACCCAACCGATGTTATTAAAAGTGTGCTTCAAGTAGATGATTATAAGAATCCTAAGTTTTCGGGTTCATTTGATGCTTTCAGAAAGATTATGGCTTCTGAGGGATTCAAAGGCCTATATAAAGGTTTTGGTCCTGCAATGGGCAGAAGTGTTCCTGCAAATGCAGCATGCTTCTTAGCATATGAGATGACAAGACCAGCTTTAGGATGA
- the LOC123923696 gene encoding F-box protein CPR1-like → MKKFVKVVETNEEVKVNNNSYIPDDFSFSILSKLPLKSLKRFGCVSKSWSLLFENPHFLNMLRNHFLSNNHRSNYGVTLLLLYDSDLPVHYTLYLLSDDRFENRVKLDLPPPIQEVVSTLYILSSTSINGILCLGNTMNRGIVSIFRAVLWNPATAEYMFIPPSPDEDVPPYREPLCKFDGFGYDHVRDDYKLIRYIIFFDLTDDDEDVPWEDRSYDPLLEIYSLRNNSWRILDIDMRDIAHCAYDQPQDGAAVYMDGVCHWWANNDLFNLTGILVSYDFSNEVLFTTPMLLDMVESCDFIVDRRLVVLNESIALISNYSKPTTFHISILGELGVKESWIKLFIVGPVPSIECPIGFGKKGICFKQKNDELVWIDINTQIIDEIGVRAEGYSFQMGIYKESLLSIGGINN, encoded by the coding sequence ATGAAGAAATTTGTTAAAGTGGTTGAGACGAATGAAGAGGTAAAGGTAAACAACAATTCTTATATTCCTGATGATTTTTCCTTCTCTATTTTATCAAAACTACCTCTTAAATCTTTGAAGCGTTTTGGATGCGTAAGCAAATCATGGTCCCTATTATTTGAAAACCCTCATTTCTTGAATATGCTGCGCAACCATTTCTTATCTAATAATCATCGTTCCAATTATGGTGTTACGTTACTCTTATTATATGACAGTGATCTACCTGTTCATTACACGCTATATTTGCTCTCCGATGACAGATTTGAGAATAGGGTCAAATTAGATTTGCCACCTCCAATTCAAGAGGTGGTTAGTActctttatattttaagttCAACTAGTATTAATGGCATTCTCTGTCTCGGGAATACGATGAATAGAGGAATAGTAAGTATCTTTCGAGCTGTATTATGGAACCCGGCTACTGCGGAATACATGTTCATTCCTCCCAGCCCCGACGAGGATGTACCTCCTTATCGAGAGCCTTTATGTAAGTTTGATGGATTTGGTTATGACCATGTTAGAGATGACTATAAGCTGAttagatatattatattttttgatcTAAccgatgatgatgaagatgtgcCCTGGGAAGATAGATCTTATGACCCCTTGTTGGAGATATATAGTCTTAGAAATAACTCTTGGAGGATACTTGATATTGATATGCGTGATATTGCTCATTGTGCATATGATCAACCACAAGATGGTGCAGCAGTGTACATGGATGGAGTGTGTCATTGGTGGGCTAacaatgatttatttaatttaacagGCATTTTGGTGTCATATGACTTCAGCAACGAGGTGTTGTTTACAACACCTATGTTGTTAGACATGGTTGAAAGTTGTGATTTTATCGTAGATAGACGCTTGGTGGTGTTAAATGAGTCAATTGCTTTGATATCAAATTATTCCAAACCTACAACTTTTCACATTTCAATTTTGGGTGAACTCGGTGTGAAGGAATCATGGATCAAACTCTTTATTGTTGGACCCGTACCTTCCATTGAGTGTCCCATTGGATTCGGGAAAAAGGGCATTTgcttcaaacaaaaaaatgatgaaCTAGTTTGGATTGATATAAACACCCAGATAATTGATGAGATAGGTGTCAGAGCGGAAGGATATTCTTTTCAGATGGGAATTTACAAAGAAAGTCTTCTTTCAATTGGAGGAATAAATAATTAG
- the LOC123922953 gene encoding uncharacterized protein LOC123922953 codes for MQGRKVARELVFDPEIEKTAKANRKAVRLAREVARLAGVAQESSEEVVSSPNTSDNEANIMAGNSPPPPPVVPERTLGDYGQRNNGELANLGFQPRNHVSFDIKNSVLSALKENQYSGAETQCPNLHLEHFYEACDYTDPPGVSESDKRLRLFKYSLTGRAKDWLDTIPPNTITTWQELEMKFMDRYFPIHKYLERRADITSFEQGDSETLYDAWERFKLSLKKCPKHGLDNHTQMQHFTQGLRAQTRMFLDASAGGSLKNKNQTQARELVESMAQNEYRVENDRGAKKKAGMIELDTQTALLAQSTLMNSQMAAVLKHLTSTPNAQMPVMAANEVKCDFCGQGHANGQCFPEGSEEAKYLANFKRNNPKYDPYSNTYNPGWRDHPNFGWGGNQNSNQSQQQSSSQNSQQRRPSQLEDTLTQFIKVTQGNFEAMKVSQDQMKTNQDIANKNHEASIKNLETQVGQLSRQFAATQNNGFEGSTKDNPRNESCKAINLRNRVVPSPEIGEVEKELEKMIEKEELVEDEKEKKIEKENDEKLVEKRGKGVEEKESSVHAKLPYPRKKKAKANDHQQFKKFMKMLHDLQINIPFAEVLEQMPVYAKFMKELMTKKRKPLDDDTVEMTEECSAIIQKKLPQKKKDPGSFTIPCSIGNISVGRALCDLGASINLMPLSMMKKIPGAVAKPTKMQLSLADRSIVHPYGVLHDVLVRVAEFVFPADFVILDMEDDADVEPLLLGRPFLATGRALIDVEMGELMLRTHGEQVMFNVFKAMKHHDDEPQCYKRNGTRRLKFVSVNLKHVKKKKHKKILKMLMLWKRKLVVRRT; via the exons ATGCAAGGTAGGAAAGTAGCAAGAGAACTTGTCTTTGATcctgaaatagagaaaacagcTAAAGCAAACAGGAAAGCAGTTCGGTTAGCCCGAGAGGTTGCCCGGTTAGCAGGTGTTGCACAAGAAAGTAGTGAAGAAGTGGTTTCTAGTCCAAACACATCTGACAACGAAGCCAACATCATGGCTGGAAAttcaccaccacctccaccagtTGTGCCTGAAAGGACATTAGGTGACTATGGCCAAAGAAACAACGGAGAGCTGGCCAATCTGGGTTTTCAACCAAGGAATCATGTGTCATTTGATATCAAGAATTCAGTGCTCAGCGCCCTCAAAGAGAATCAATACTCAGGGGCAGAAACACAATGTCCAAATCTCCACCTGGAGCATTTCTATGAAGCTTGTGACTATACAGACCCACCAGGAGTGTCTGAATCAGATAAAAGATTAAGGCTTTTCAAGTACTCGTTAACTGGAAGAGCTAAAGACTGGCTGGACACAATACCACCTAACACCATTACTACTTGGCAAGAGCTAGAGATGAAATTCATGGATAGGTACTTTCCAATTCATAAGTATCTTGAAAGAAGAGCTGACATTACAAGTTTTGAGCAAGGAGACTCCGAAACATTGTATGATGcctgggaaagattcaaactGAGCCTGAAGAAGTGTCCTAAGCATGGGCTCGATAATCATACTCAAATGCAGCATTTCACACAAGGATTGAGAGCTCAAACTAGAATGTTTCTAGATGCATCAGCAGGTGgatctttgaaaaataaaaatcaaactcaagctaGAGAGTTGGTGGAATCCATGGCTCAAAATGAGTACAGAGTTGAAAATGATCGTGGTGCAAAGAAGAAGGCAGGCATGATAGAGCTTGATACTCAAACTGCTCTTTTGGCCCAATCTACATTGATGAATTCTCAAATGGCAGCTGTGTTGAAACACCTCACTAGCACTCCTAATGCCCAAATGCCAGTCATGGCAGCTAATGAagtgaaatgtgatttttgtggaCAAGGGCATGCTAATGGCCAATGTTTTCCTGAAGGGTCAGAAGAGGCAAAGTACCTAGCcaacttcaaaaggaacaaCCCAAAGTATGATCCATATTCAAACACTTATAACCCAGGTTGGAGAGATCATCCAAACTTTGGTTGGGGAGGAAATCAGAACtcaaatcaatctcaacaacaatcTTCTTCACAAAACTCTCAACAACGGAGACCTTCTCAATTAGAGGATACACTTACTCAATTCATAAAGGTGACTCAAGGGAACTTCGAAGCTATGAAGGTTAGCCAAGATCAAATGAAAACCAACCAAGATATTgccaacaagaatcatgaagcttcaattAAGAACTTGGAAACTCAAGTTGGGCAATTGTCAAGGCAATTCGCGGCTactcaaaataatggttttgaAGGTTCTACAAAGGATAATCCGAGGAATGAAAGTTGCAAGGCGATTAATTTGAGAAATAGAGTGGTTCCTTCACCTGAGATT ggagaagttgaaaaggAGTTGGAGAAAATGATTGAGAAAGAGGAGTTAGTTGAagatgagaaagagaaaaaaattgaaaaagagaatgATGAGAAGTTAGTTGAAAAGAGAGGCAAGGGTGtagaggagaaagaaagttctGTCCATGCCAAATTGCCATATCCGCGCAAGAAGAAGGCAAAGGCTAATGATCACcaacaattcaaaaagtttatgaagatGCTTCATGATCTCCAAATTAACATTCCTTTTGCTGAAGTGTTGGAACAGATGCCTGTCTATGCCAAATTCATGAAAGAACTTATGACAAAGAAGCGGAAACCTCTTGATGATGATACAGTGGAGATGACAGAGGAATGTAGTGCCATAATCCAAAAGAAACTTCCTCAAAAGAAGAAGGATCCTGGAAGCTTTACCATACCATGTTCAATAGGTAACATCTCCGTTGGTCGAGCTCTATGTGATTTAGGAGCTAGCATCAACTTAATGCCAttgtcaatgatgaagaagatacccgGAGCTGTTGCAAAACCCACAAAGATGCAGCTCTCTTTAGCTGATCGTTCTATTGTACATCCTTACGGCGTACTTCATGATGTTTTGGTAAGAGTTGCTGAGTTTGTTTTTCCGGCTGATTTCGTCAtccttgatatggaagatgatgCAGATGTAGAACCGTTATTATTGGGTAGGCCATTCTTAGCTACCGGAAGAGCATTGATTGATGTTGAGATGGGAGAACTTATGTTGAGAACACATGGGGAACAAGTCATGTTTAACGTGTTCAAAGCTATGAAACACCACGATGATGAGCCACAATGTTACAAG AGGAATGGGACAAGGAGATTGAAATTTGTCTCCGTCAACTTGAAGcatgtaaagaagaagaagcacaaaaagattttgaaaatgCTTATGCTGTGGAAGAGAAAGTTAGTGGTAAGGAGGACTTAA